Proteins encoded in a region of the Falco rusticolus isolate bFalRus1 chromosome 12, bFalRus1.pri, whole genome shotgun sequence genome:
- the SIX3 gene encoding homeobox protein SIX3, whose translation MVFRSPLELYPTHFFLPNFAADPHHRSLLLASGGGGGGSGSGSGCSPGAGGGGGGSSRAPHEELSMFQLPTLNFSPEQVASVCETLEETGDIERLGRFLWSLPVAPGACEAINKHESILRARAVVAFHTGNFRDLYHILENHKFTKESHGKLQAMWLEAHYQEAEKLRGRPLGPVDKYRVRKKFPLPRTIWDGEQKTHCFKERTRSLLREWYLQDPYPNPSKKRELAQATGLTPTQVGNWFKNRRQRDRAAAAKNRLQHQAIGQSGMRSLAEPGCPTHSSAESPSTAASPTTSVSSLTERAETGTSILSVTSSDSECDV comes from the exons ATGGTGTTCAGGTCCCCGCTAGAGCTTTATCCCACCCATTTCTTCTTGCCAAACTTCGCCGCCGACCCGCACCACCGCTCCCTCCTTCTCgccagcggcggcggcggcggcggcagcggcagcggctCGGGCTGCAGCCCCGGTGCCGGTGGCGGTGGAGGCGGCAGCTCCCGGGCACCCCACGAAGAGTTGTCAATGTTTCAGCTGCCCACACTCAACTTCTCCCCGGAGCAAGTGGCCAGCGTCTGCGAGACGCTGGAGGAGACTGGAGACATAGAGAGGCTGGGGAGGTTCCTCTGGTCGCTGCCGGTGGCGCCGGGGGCATGCGAGGCCATCAACAAGCACGAGTCCATCCTCCGCGCCAGGGCAGTGGTGGCCTTCCACACGGGCAACTTCCGAGACCTCTACCACATCCTGGAGAACCACAAATTCACCAAGGAGTCCCACGGCAAGTTGCAGGCCATGTGGCTCGAAGCGCACTACCAGGAGGCCGAGAAGCTAAGGGGTCGCCCGCTGGGGCCGGTTGATAAATACAGGGTGAGGAAGAAGTTTCCGCTGCCCAGGACCATTTGGGATGGCGAGCAGAAGACGCACTGCTTCAAGGAGAGGACTCGCAGCCTCCTGAGGGAGTGGTACCTGCAGGACCCTTACCCCAACCCCAGCAAGAAAAGGGAACTGGCTCAGGCCACGGGGCTCACCCCCACGCAAGTAGGCAACTGGTTCAAAAACCGAAGGCAAAGAGACAGAGCGGCGGCGGCTAAGAACAG GCTCCAGCACCAGGCGATAGGACAGAGCGGCATGCGGTCGCTGGCAGAGCCCGGCTGCCCGACACACAGCTCGGCCGAGTCTCCGTCCACGGCGGCCAGCCCGACCACCAGCGTCTCCAGTTTGACAGAAAGAGCCGAGACGGGCACCTCCATCCTCTCGGTAACCTCCAGCGACTCGGAATGTGATGTATGA